The Filimonas lacunae genomic sequence AATGAAAATAAGAAGCCAGATCGCCACCTATTTCCGGAACAGAAGTGTAGGTAGATAGTAGCAATGGTTTACCAAAGTGCATGGCTTCTATAATAGGCAATCCAAAACCTTCTGCCAGGGAAGGCAGTGTAAAGGCTGCACAGTTTTGCAGGTACCAGTACTTTTCACTTTCAGTTACGGCGCCGGGTAAAAACACACGGTCACCTACACCATACTGTGCTGCTTCGTCCAGTATTTTCTGACGATATTCGGGGCTTTGGTTAATGCCTGCTATCACCAACGATAACTGGTTGTTTACCAGCATGCGGGGCAGTACGTGAAAGTTCTTTTTAGCAGCAATGGTGCCTATGGTAAAAATGAATGGCGTATGGGGTACAGTAGCCGGTTTTTCGGCTACTACTTCGGTATTGATGTTGCAGCCGTTATAAATAACATGCACCTCTTTCTGCTTCAATTGTATATGTGTTTCCAGCTCTTTTTTGGTGAACTGCGAAATAGCTACCACCGCATCGGCCCTGTCAATTTTACGTTGCACGGCTTTGAGGTATTTCTGCTCTTTGGCGGGGCTTTTACCTTCGTGTAAAAAGTTGAGATCGTGCACGGTAAGCACAATTTTAGCCTTACTGCCAGCAGGAAAATAATTGGTTCCCTGGAAAGTGCTGTGCCAGATAGCATACTGATTGGCAAATGGAAGCCAGAATTTATGCAGGGAATGCTGTAAACGGTAGGGCGTGTTGGTGCCAAACAGGTTTACTGCACCGGGTGGAACATAAAATGCCGGAGTGGCGGCATTGGCTGGTTGCTGTTGCAGCAGGGTCTTGCCCAGGTGCAAACAAAAGTGATACAATCCGGTATGAGGATATTTCATCCGTTCTGCATCTATGATAATATTATCTGGCATCGTACTGGTTAAGAGTCAATGGTTTTAAACGGCTCAAAGAACCGAAATCTTTTGTAATAAATAATAAATGATAGCTTCGTAGCTGGTTTCTGTGATAATTGATGATAACGCCATGACCAATTTTGTAAGAATATTTCCTTTGGGCATAGTAGTGTTTCCGGGGGAAAGCCTGAATTTGCACATTTTTGAAGAGCAGTATAAGCAACTGGTACACGAATGTTATACCGAGGGTAAGCCTTTTGGCATACCTACGGTGCTAAACAATGAAATGCTGGAAATGGGTACCCTGGTAAATATTACCGAGGTTACCAAAGTGTATGAAGATGGACGGATGGATATTAAAACCCGTGGTGAAAGTGTGTTTAGAATACTAGAGGTAGTACAAAGGGTGCCGGATAAACTATACAGCGGTGCTATTGTTAACCATCCAGATAATGATATTACGCAAAACAAGTACCGGATGGCCAAGATAATGGAGTCGGTACACCACCTGCATAACCTGTTGCATGTATCGAAAGATTTTAACAAGCCTGATAAAGAGCTGTTGAGTTACGATATTGCACATCATACCGGCTTATCGCTAGAGGAAGAGTACGAATTTTTGCAGTTGCTGAGCGAGGATCAGCGGCTGGAATATATTAAAAGGCACCTGGCAAAAGTGATTCCTATTGTGGGTGGGATGGAAAACCTGAAAACAAGAATTCAATTAAATGGCCACTTTAAAGAATTGAAGGGCTTTAATCTGGATTTGTAAAGCAGTTATTTGTATATGGAAACAACGTTATGCTTCGATTTTGGCAATACACGGCTTAAATGTGCCATTTTTGAAGGAGAACAACTGAAAGACCTGGTGGTACTGGCTGATGGAACTGTAGCCACCATTGAAGGGCTGATACAGCAATATAAACCCACGTTAAGCATCCTGGCTTCTGTTATCCACCACGACGAAGCTATTGAGGGCGTGCTGGCAGCACATACCCGCTTTCATAAATTAACTTATTCCAGCAAAATACCGGTGAATTCGCCGGTAGGCAAGCCGGAAACTATCGGGGCCGACAGGCTGGCGCTGGTAGTAGGTGCTGTGCACATGTTCCCCAACCAGCACAACCTGGTAATAGGGCTGGGCAGCTGCATCACGTTTAACTTTGTAAATAAGTTCAGCGAATTTTTGGGTGGCAGCATATCGCCTGGTCTGGAAATGCGTTTCAGGGCCATGCACGAGTTTACGGCTAAACTGCCACTGGTAAAGCCCGACTGGAATTTTCCGTTGATAGGTTACGACACCCGTACCAACATGCTGAGTGGCGTAATTCTGGGGATGAGCAAGGAAATTGACGGAATGATTGATCTGTATAAAGAGAAGTACACAGACTTTAACGTATTGCTAACCGGTGGTGATATGAATTTTTTCCTGCCTCACCTGAAAAACAATATTCTTGCAGAGCCTTACCTGCTATACAAAGGATTGTATGCAATAAGCCAACATAATGCTGAATTAGTATGAGCCGTTTAATACACAAACCCTTACTTCCTGTGCTGCTGGCTATGGCGGTGCTTGTTGGTTGCGAAAACAACCTGCAGGAGGTACGCGCATTGGGCCAGAAAAAAACAGGTGTGGAAGAAGGTAAGCAAATTGAGAGCTATTTAAGCCAGGACAGTAAAACCAAGGCCCGGCTGAAAGCGCCCATTATGCTGCGGTATTTAACTGATACTACCCGCATTGTTTTCCCCAATACGCTGCATGTAGACTTTTTTACAGATAGCCTGAAGGTGGAAAGTATTTTGTTTGCTAAATATGGCACCTATCTGGAAAGAGACAGAAAGGTGTTGCTGAAAGACAGTGTGATTGTAATTAACATACTGAAACACGACACCCTGCGCACAGAAGAATTATGGTGGGATCAGAACCGCCAGAAATTTTATACTGATAAGCCAGTAAGCATTCTGCAGCCAGAGCAAAGACTCTTTGGCCAGTTTGGTATGGAGGCTGATCAAAATTTTAAAGACTGGACTTTATTTCAGGCTTCGGGCCGCCTGAAGGTGGAAGATTCCACCCTGGCAGGGCCTTAATTTTCCGTAGTTTATCGTTATTTTCGGGATATGTCGAACATGCAAACGTTATTATGCCTGTTGGGTTCGCTGGTGCTGGCCGGATTTTTTACTGGTATAGAACTCGCATTTAACAGCGCCAACCGGCTGAACATTGAGCTAAAGAAAAAGCAGGGACACCGCAGCGGTATTATTTTATCGCGCTTTATGGATAATCCGGCCACCTTCATCAGCACCTGCCTGATCGGTTATATTATTTGCCTGGTTTTATATGGTATCTTATTCAGTATATGGGTAAGCAGCAGTGTATGGTACCTGCTGCATGTGCATATTAACAACCCATGGGTAAAGTTGCTGGTGAACTCATTGCTGGCCACATTGCTGGCATTGGTGGTGAGCGAATTTTTGCCCAGGGCAGTGTTCAGAAGAAGAAATGATTCGGTGCTTATTTTCTTTGCCCCGGTAGCCAACCTTTTTTACAACCTGTTTCATCCGCTGGCAACCTTCCTGGTAGCCACTTCCAGCTGGGTACTGGAAAACATTTTTAACATCCGTGTAAAAGAAAAATCAGAAGCCTTTGCTAAAGTAGACCTGGAGAATTTTTTGCAGCAAAGCCGCGAGGTAGATGATGATAATGTAGAAAGCACTACCGATTTAATAGAAAACGCTTTATCCCTGCCTTCGGTTAAAATTCGCCAGTGCCTGGTGCCACGTACCGAAATAGATGGTATTGACATGAGCGCTACCATTGAAGAAGTGAGACAGCATTTTATAGAAACCAAGCTGAGCAAAATGGTCGTATATCAGGATAATATTGACAATATTATGGGGTATATACACCAGCTTGACCTGTTTAAAAAGCCGAAAGACATACAGGCGGTATTACTACCCATACCTGTGGTGCCGGAAAGCATGAGCGCGCCAGACCTCATCAGTAAATTTTCCAAAGAAAGAAAAACGATAGCCTGGGTGGTAGATGAATTTGGAGGTACGGCAGGCATTGTTACCATGGAAGATGTGCTGGAAAAACTGTTCGGCGATATTAAAGACGAATACGATACGGAAGAAACCGACGAACAGCAGCTTTCTGAGCATGAATATGAATTATCGGGCCGGTTAACGTTAGACCACCTGGCCGAGAAATATGACCTCAGTTTTCCTGAAAACGATTCGGAAACCTTATCGGGCTACATTATCAATGCACATAAAGGCATTCCTACCCGCAACGAACGCATTATTTTAGATCATTACGAATTTGAAATTAAGGAAGTCAGCGATACGCGTATTGAAACGGTGAAGATGAAAGTATTACGTTAACTTCGCCATCCTTAACTTCTATTAGACTATTACATGGCAAGTTTATTTACCAGAGGAGGCGATGATAGTAAAGCGGAAATGTCTTTTGTTGATCACCTGGAAGCATTAAGGTGGCACATTATACGTTGTGTGATCGTTATTTTAGTACTGGCCGTTATCATATTTCTGAACATCAAATGGGTGTTTGACAATGTGATAGCTGGTCCTATTAATCCTAGTTTCTGGAGCTATACTGCTTTTTGCGAGTTTAGTCACTGGGCGCATCTGGGCGAAGCATTGTGTTTGCCCCCGGTAAAGGTGGAAATGCAAACCACCACGTTTGGCGGCCAGTTTTTAAGCAGTTTTACCATTGCCTTTGTAGGTGGTTTTCTGTTGTCGTTCCCTTACATCTTCTGGGAGTTCTGGCGTTTTGTAAGGCCGGCTTTAAAAGAAAAGGAGTTGAAAAATACCCGCTTTGCTATTTTCTGGGTTTCGTTCTTCTTTTTTACCGGTATAGCCTTTGGCTATTTTATCCTGGCGCCTTTTACCTTTAACTTTTTATCCAGTTTTGAAATCAGCGATATTAACCTGATGGTAGCGCGCCCTACATTGGCCGATTACCTGGATAACCTCACCAATATTTTAATAGGCTGTGGCCTGGCGTTTGAATTGCCGGTACTGGCCTTTGTGCTTACTAAAATTGGCCTGGTAACTCCCGCCTTTTTAAGGCGTACCCGTAAATATGCCATTATAGTAATTCTGGTAGTAGCCGCATTTATTACCCCAAGTCCTGATTGGGTAAGCCAGACATTGGTGTTCATTCCTCTTTTCACTTTATACGAATTGGGTGTATTAGTATCCAGCCGTGTGTATAAAGACGAGCAGAAAAAAGAGAAGGAAGAATGGAGCTAATGGCGTAATTTGAAATACTGTATTTAATTTTTTATACTTCTATAAATGAGTAACACGTTTGACTTGTCTAAGCCTGTAGCTATTGGTAGCGACCATGCTGGTTTTGAATACAAACAAGCCACCATTCAGTGGCTTACCGAAAAAGGAATAGCTGTAAAAGATATGGGAACCTATTCCACCAGCTCGGTGGATTACCCCGACTTTGCGCATCCGGTTTCTGCTGCGGTAGAAAATGGAGAAGCCGCTTTCGGTATTCTCTATTGCGGCTCGGCAAATGGAGTGGCTATCACTGCCAACAAGCACCAGGGCGTAAGAGCAGGTTTAGCGTGGGACAATGAAGTAGCCAAACTGATTCGTTTACATAACAACGCTAACATCATTTGCATGCCAGCACGCTTTATTGCATTGCCGCTGGCATTAGACCTGCTCACCACTTTTATGAACACGGCTTTTGAAGGTGGTCGCCATGCAGACAGGGTGAATAAAATAGCGTGCCATTAATAAAATCGATATCCATGCAAAAACTGTTTATGACGCTGGCGCTGCTGGGTACTATAGCAACAGGCAGTGTAGCCCAAAAAAGTAAACCCGCAGTAAAGATGTCCAAGGCAGTTACTGCCGCTGGCTTAAAAGAAAAACTCACCATTGTAGCCTCTGCCGAAATGGAAGGCCGTGAAACGGCTACTGCCGGACAGCGTAGAGCGGCTACTTATATTGAAGGTATTTTTAAACAGCTGGGCCTGCAGCCGGGTAATAAAGACAGCTTTCAGCAGTCGTTCCCGGTATACATTGACACACTCAGTGCCAGCTCTTTACTCATCAACAACACTCCCCTGGTTTTTGGTGAAGATTTTGCCATTGGCCTGCAAAGTGTAACGGATACCACTGTTTCTTTTAAAGAAATAGTATTGGCCGGATATGGCATTACCGATTCTATTTATGATGACTATAAAGACCTGGATGTAAAAGGCAAACTGGTGTTGATAGCAGAAGGCGAGCCTAAGCTGGAAAACGGCAATTACCTGCTTACCGGAACGGATAAGCATTCACGTAATGCCAACCAATATGTAAAGCTGGCCAATGCACGCAAGCATGGCGCCGCTTTGGTATTGTTTTACCAGCAAGCCATGTTAAAAGCGCCACAGGTAAAAAGTGGCATGTACAACAAGGCCAGAACAGCTAATAACATAGGAGCCAACCTTGTTACGGTAAATGCCAAAGTGCTGGAAACGATAGTAAAAGGATTTTCCACTGATATAGACGAGATGATCTCTACCGGTCATTCTTTATCCACCACCATTGCTACAGATGTGAAGGTTTCTTTGAAAAGAGAAGCGAAACTGTTATCGAGCACTAACGTAATTGGTATACTGCCCGGCACAGATAAAAAAGAGGAGTATGTTTTTGTTACGGGCCATTACGACCATTTAGGCGTAAGAGGCGATAAGATATTTTATGGTGCTGATGATGATGGTTCCGGAACCGTAACCGTATTGCAACTGGCAGAAGCCTTTGTGGCAGCCAAAGCAAAAGGCTATGCCCCCAGGCGTTCTATGGTGTTTATGACGGTATCGGGTGAAGAAAAAGGATTGTGGGGAAGTGAATTCTTTTCCGACCATCCTACCGTAAACCTGGATAGTGTAACTGTGGATTTGAACATTGATATGATCGGCCGTTTAGACCCTGCTTATAAAAACTCCGATTCCACCAAACATATTTATGTAGTGGGCGATGACAAGTTAAGTTCTGACTTAACGCCTATCACCGACAGCATTAATAAAAACTATGTGAAGCTGACGCTGGACAGGAAGTTTAACGATCCTAAAGATCCTAACCGTATCTACTACCGTTCGGACCACTACAACTTTGCCCGTAAAGGGGTGCCTATTATTTTCTACTTTGATGGTATTCATAATGATTATCATCAGCCTTCTGATACCGTGGATAAGATATTGTTTAACACAATGGAGAAGCGTGCCAGGTTAGTGTTTTTTACTGCCTGGGATATGGTAAACAGGGAGAATATGTTGAAAAGGGATATTCCGCTTAAGTAAAAACAACGTGGAAGAAAGAGCAGATATTTTCAATAATTATCAGGTAAGATGGGGCGTTATTTTTTACGCCCTTTATCTTTTTGTGTGCATGCTGATAAAAAACACTGACTGGTTTAATTCTTATACGCACCTGTTTTGGATGGAGTTGCTGCTGGCCGCCATTACCCTGGTTTTTGTGTGGATGAATCGTCATGCTTTGCAGCCTGCTTTACGTTTAGACGGGTTGCGCTGGTTCCCGGCTTTGCTGGTGATAGTGCTGGCTGTTGCTTTCTGGTTTGTTAGCCAATATATAATTGCACTGCTGCATGTAAAAGTGCGCAATGTAGGTGTGGATTATTACAGTCATATGAGCTCGTATTTTTCGCCCGAAGTGGTTATGGTATACTCTGTAGCATTAACACCCGCATTGTTTGAAGAACTGGCTTTCAGAGGTGTTTTATACCAGTATTTTTCAGCTGCTACCGATGAAGTGCGGGTAGTAGTGATTACGGCTGCCATCTTTGCTATTATGCACCTGAATTCTATTGCTTTGGTATGGTTGTTTCCGCTGGGCCTTTGGTTGGGTTACCTGCGAAAAAAACACCATACCGTGTGGTATGGTGTTCTATTTCATTTTACATTCAACTTTCTTATTTGCCTGCAGGCAATGTATCCTCACCAGCTTCTGCCATTCGCATTACCTCAATAGTTTCCTGTTTGGTTCTGCAACGTTCCATATCAGCCTGGTAGTCTTTAATCTTTTCGTTATTAAAGCTATGCACTACAGCTTTCTGGTAAAACTTAATGGCACTATCGTACCGGCCCTGCATCTCTTCTACCATTCCATAACGGTAGTGCACCCAGGCTTTATCTACCGTTACCACCTGTAAACATTTTTCCAGGTGCTTTTTCAGGTCGTTGATACGCTCCAGGTCAATGTACAAACTGGCCAGGTGAAAATACGGATGCGGATATAACGGGTCACAGCTCATGGCCGTTATAAAATGCCGCTCTGCTTTTTCATAATTATCAAACTGCGTTTTATACAACCAGCCGATAGAATTATGCGCCGGTGCGAATGCAGGTTCTTCATATATGATGGTTTCATGTTTTTGAAAAGCATCATGATAATTACTGTTCCTGATATCCGCTTCGGCATCCAGGTATATTTCTTCTACTTTGGTTGTCATAGTTACGTTTCCTCTCTGTGGTTTATAGTATTACCATCCCAGCAGGTAGGCAAATATCAGCGGCGCTACAATGGTAGCATCACTTTCTACAATGAACTTAGGCGTGTTGATATCCAGCTTGCCCCAGGTGATTTTTTCGTTAGGAACGGCACCGGAATAAGAACCGTAGGAAGTAGTAGAATCGCTGATCTGGCAGAAATAGCTCCAGAAAGGAACATCATGCCATTCCAGATCCTGGTACATCATAGGTACCACACAAATCGGGAAATCGCCGGCAATACCACCGCCAATCTGGAAAAAGCCTACACCTTTACCACCGCTGTTTTGTCTGTACCAATCGGCCAGCCAAACCATATATTCAATACCGTTTTTAACAGTGCTTGCTTTCAGTTGACCTTTAATTACGTAGCTGGCA encodes the following:
- a CDS encoding glycosyltransferase family 4 protein encodes the protein MPDNIIIDAERMKYPHTGLYHFCLHLGKTLLQQQPANAATPAFYVPPGAVNLFGTNTPYRLQHSLHKFWLPFANQYAIWHSTFQGTNYFPAGSKAKIVLTVHDLNFLHEGKSPAKEQKYLKAVQRKIDRADAVVAISQFTKKELETHIQLKQKEVHVIYNGCNINTEVVAEKPATVPHTPFIFTIGTIAAKKNFHVLPRMLVNNQLSLVIAGINQSPEYRQKILDEAAQYGVGDRVFLPGAVTESEKYWYLQNCAAFTLPSLAEGFGLPIIEAMHFGKPLLLSTYTSVPEIGGDLASYFHSYEAADMSALALHTIEAHAANAEQHAQQLFERSQLFQWKNAADQYWQLYQQLLNKK
- a CDS encoding LON peptidase substrate-binding domain-containing protein yields the protein MIIDDNAMTNFVRIFPLGIVVFPGESLNLHIFEEQYKQLVHECYTEGKPFGIPTVLNNEMLEMGTLVNITEVTKVYEDGRMDIKTRGESVFRILEVVQRVPDKLYSGAIVNHPDNDITQNKYRMAKIMESVHHLHNLLHVSKDFNKPDKELLSYDIAHHTGLSLEEEYEFLQLLSEDQRLEYIKRHLAKVIPIVGGMENLKTRIQLNGHFKELKGFNLDL
- a CDS encoding type III pantothenate kinase, which encodes METTLCFDFGNTRLKCAIFEGEQLKDLVVLADGTVATIEGLIQQYKPTLSILASVIHHDEAIEGVLAAHTRFHKLTYSSKIPVNSPVGKPETIGADRLALVVGAVHMFPNQHNLVIGLGSCITFNFVNKFSEFLGGSISPGLEMRFRAMHEFTAKLPLVKPDWNFPLIGYDTRTNMLSGVILGMSKEIDGMIDLYKEKYTDFNVLLTGGDMNFFLPHLKNNILAEPYLLYKGLYAISQHNAELV
- the lptC gene encoding LPS export ABC transporter periplasmic protein LptC, which translates into the protein MSRLIHKPLLPVLLAMAVLVGCENNLQEVRALGQKKTGVEEGKQIESYLSQDSKTKARLKAPIMLRYLTDTTRIVFPNTLHVDFFTDSLKVESILFAKYGTYLERDRKVLLKDSVIVINILKHDTLRTEELWWDQNRQKFYTDKPVSILQPEQRLFGQFGMEADQNFKDWTLFQASGRLKVEDSTLAGP
- a CDS encoding hemolysin family protein, which encodes MSNMQTLLCLLGSLVLAGFFTGIELAFNSANRLNIELKKKQGHRSGIILSRFMDNPATFISTCLIGYIICLVLYGILFSIWVSSSVWYLLHVHINNPWVKLLVNSLLATLLALVVSEFLPRAVFRRRNDSVLIFFAPVANLFYNLFHPLATFLVATSSWVLENIFNIRVKEKSEAFAKVDLENFLQQSREVDDDNVESTTDLIENALSLPSVKIRQCLVPRTEIDGIDMSATIEEVRQHFIETKLSKMVVYQDNIDNIMGYIHQLDLFKKPKDIQAVLLPIPVVPESMSAPDLISKFSKERKTIAWVVDEFGGTAGIVTMEDVLEKLFGDIKDEYDTEETDEQQLSEHEYELSGRLTLDHLAEKYDLSFPENDSETLSGYIINAHKGIPTRNERIILDHYEFEIKEVSDTRIETVKMKVLR
- the tatC gene encoding twin-arginine translocase subunit TatC gives rise to the protein MASLFTRGGDDSKAEMSFVDHLEALRWHIIRCVIVILVLAVIIFLNIKWVFDNVIAGPINPSFWSYTAFCEFSHWAHLGEALCLPPVKVEMQTTTFGGQFLSSFTIAFVGGFLLSFPYIFWEFWRFVRPALKEKELKNTRFAIFWVSFFFFTGIAFGYFILAPFTFNFLSSFEISDINLMVARPTLADYLDNLTNILIGCGLAFELPVLAFVLTKIGLVTPAFLRRTRKYAIIVILVVAAFITPSPDWVSQTLVFIPLFTLYELGVLVSSRVYKDEQKKEKEEWS
- the rpiB gene encoding ribose 5-phosphate isomerase B; this translates as MSNTFDLSKPVAIGSDHAGFEYKQATIQWLTEKGIAVKDMGTYSTSSVDYPDFAHPVSAAVENGEAAFGILYCGSANGVAITANKHQGVRAGLAWDNEVAKLIRLHNNANIICMPARFIALPLALDLLTTFMNTAFEGGRHADRVNKIACH
- a CDS encoding M28 family peptidase: MQKLFMTLALLGTIATGSVAQKSKPAVKMSKAVTAAGLKEKLTIVASAEMEGRETATAGQRRAATYIEGIFKQLGLQPGNKDSFQQSFPVYIDTLSASSLLINNTPLVFGEDFAIGLQSVTDTTVSFKEIVLAGYGITDSIYDDYKDLDVKGKLVLIAEGEPKLENGNYLLTGTDKHSRNANQYVKLANARKHGAALVLFYQQAMLKAPQVKSGMYNKARTANNIGANLVTVNAKVLETIVKGFSTDIDEMISTGHSLSTTIATDVKVSLKREAKLLSSTNVIGILPGTDKKEEYVFVTGHYDHLGVRGDKIFYGADDDGSGTVTVLQLAEAFVAAKAKGYAPRRSMVFMTVSGEEKGLWGSEFFSDHPTVNLDSVTVDLNIDMIGRLDPAYKNSDSTKHIYVVGDDKLSSDLTPITDSINKNYVKLTLDRKFNDPKDPNRIYYRSDHYNFARKGVPIIFYFDGIHNDYHQPSDTVDKILFNTMEKRARLVFFTAWDMVNRENMLKRDIPLK
- a CDS encoding CPBP family intramembrane glutamic endopeptidase, translated to MEERADIFNNYQVRWGVIFYALYLFVCMLIKNTDWFNSYTHLFWMELLLAAITLVFVWMNRHALQPALRLDGLRWFPALLVIVLAVAFWFVSQYIIALLHVKVRNVGVDYYSHMSSYFSPEVVMVYSVALTPALFEELAFRGVLYQYFSAATDEVRVVVITAAIFAIMHLNSIALVWLFPLGLWLGYLRKKHHTVWYGVLFHFTFNFLICLQAMYPHQLLPFALPQ
- a CDS encoding tetratricopeptide repeat protein, which codes for MTTKVEEIYLDAEADIRNSNYHDAFQKHETIIYEEPAFAPAHNSIGWLYKTQFDNYEKAERHFITAMSCDPLYPHPYFHLASLYIDLERINDLKKHLEKCLQVVTVDKAWVHYRYGMVEEMQGRYDSAIKFYQKAVVHSFNNEKIKDYQADMERCRTKQETIEVMRMAEAGEDTLPAGK